The following proteins come from a genomic window of Cervus canadensis isolate Bull #8, Minnesota chromosome 3, ASM1932006v1, whole genome shotgun sequence:
- the LOC122438190 gene encoding L-lactate dehydrogenase B chain-like: MATLKDKLIAPVAEEEGTIPNNKITVVGVGQVGMACAISILGKSLTDERALVDVLEDKLKGEMMDLQHGRLFLQTPKIVADKDYSVTANSKIVVVTAGVRQQEGESHLNLVQRNVNVFKFIIPQIVKYSPDCIIIVVSNPVDILTYVTWKLSGLPKHRVIGSGCNLDSARFRYLTAEKLGIHPSSCHGWILGEHGNSSVAVWSGVNVAGVSLQELNPEMGTENDSENWKEVHKMVVESAYEVIKLKGYTNWAIGLSVADLIESMLKNLSRIHPVSTMVKGMYGVENEVFLSLPCILNARGLTSVINQKLKDEEVAQLKKSADTLWGIQKDLKDL, from the coding sequence ATGGCAACTCTTAAGGACAAACTGATTGCACCAGTTGCGGAAGAAGAGGGAACAATCCCAAACAATAAGATCACTGTAGTGGGTGTTGGACAAGTTGGTATGGCATGTGCCATCAGCATTCTGGGAAAGTCTCTGACTGATGAGCGTGCTCTTGTGGATGTTTTGGAAGATAAACTCAAGGGAGAAATGATGGACCTGCAGCATGGGAGATTATTCCTTCAGACACCAAAAATTGTGGCAGACAAAGATTACTCTGTCACTGCCAATTCCAAGATCGTGGTGGTAACTGCAGGAGTTCGCCAGCAAGAGGGGGAGAGTCACCTGAATTTGGTGCAAAGGAACGTTAACGTCTTCAAGTTCATCATTCCTCAGATTGTCAAGTACAGTCCTGACTGCATCATCATTGTGGTTTCCAACCCAGTGGATATTCTCACATATGTTACCTGGAAACTAAGTGGATTACCCAAGCACCGTGTGATTGGGAGTGGATGTAATCTGGATTCTGCTAGATTTCGCTATCTTACAGCTGAAAAACTTGGCATTCATCCCAGCAGCTGCCACGGATGGATTTTGGGAGAACATGGCAACTCAAGCGTGGCTGTTTGGAGCGGAGTGAATGTGGCAGGCGTTTCTCTCCAGGAACTGAATCCAGAAATGGGAACAGAAAATGATAGTGAAAATTGGAAGGAAGTGCATAAGATGGTGGTTGAGAGTGCCTATGAAGTCATCAAGCTAAAAGGATATACCAACTGGGCTATTGGATTAAGTGTGGCTGATCTTATTGAATCCATGTTGAAAAATCTATCCAGGATTCACCCAGTGTCAACAATGGTGAAGGGCATGTATGGCGTTGAGAATGAAGTCTTCCTGAGCCTTCCATGTATCCTGAATGCTCGAGGGTTAACCAGCGTTATCAACCAGAAGCTGAAGGATGAAGAGGTTGCCCAACTCAAGAAGAGTGCAGATACCCTCTGGGGCATCCAGAAGGACCTAAAGGACCTGTGA